The Bactrocera dorsalis isolate Fly_Bdor chromosome 2, ASM2337382v1, whole genome shotgun sequence region acagaaaataatacacaagtgcaagagaaatttccaaaatttgaagacgaattaagcacaataaaaaatgacgaagaaaatttaagatcagaatttcttcaactgagtaatcgtatgcgagaactgcaactgcatggccctgcaccatcaacaaataatccaagattgaaggcacccacattcgatggaagtattccatttcaaattttcaaacttcagtttgaaaagacagcaatggccaataactggaatgcagcggacaaagtagcgtccttgtttgtatcattgaaaggacctgcagcagaaatccttcagactattccagattgtgaacgggacaactatgaggcattgatgagtgcgatagaaagacgatatggtagtgagcaccggaaacaaatataccagatcgaactgcaaaataggggtcagaagatgaacgagtcattgcaagagttcgcaactgaaatagaacgactggctcatttggcaaatgcagatgctcctgtggattacattgagagggtaaaaattcaaagtttcataaatggaattcgtaatgtggacaccaaacgcgccacatatgcattgctaaaaagaacgtttgctgaaacggtttcgcacgccctcacacaggaaacagcttcgctactaagtaaaccaacacacaaagtacaaagagttgaaatggaacaaccggcgctgaaagaaatattgaagactctgaagacaattgctgcaccgcgagtaagtacaacaggaagatgtttcaactgtggaaatgcgggtcactttgcccgaaattgcaatataaaagaaaacccatcaaaacggaaacaaccaacagaacaccgaaagaggattcaccacaaaaatgcggatgcattatcacgtcgcccttgtccactggaatgtaaacattgctccaaatcagagggaaaagaaggtataatcgacgtgcgattactgaatatagaacctgaagatgattggactcctcaccgcatcagaatcaatcagctggaggaccgtgatcttgcaaagctggtaatggccaaagaaaatggggtacgaccaccaaaggaacaaataagtagcgagagtccaactgcaaaagcatattgggcccaatggaacagcataaacctcgttaatggataccttcatcgtacctgggaaagcgaagatggcaaacagtctgctgatcatagtaccgaagtccatgatcccgaaagtattgaaagaatatcacaatggacctagtggagggcaccttggaattacaaaaactatagagaagattaaacaacggttctactggatcggttgtcgagattccatagcagaatggataagtaattgcgtagagtgcatggcagctgaaggtcctaaagccaaaagtcacggtaggctgcaacagtacaacgtgggatcaccatttgaacgagtcgcaatggatgttgcaggtccgttcccaaccagtacggccggaaacaaatatctactggttgtcatggactatttcagtaaatggccagaagtatatgccttaccaaaccaagaagcgaagacagtagccgaagcgtttgtagaaaattggataacaaggttcggagtgcccgtcgaattacactcagatcaaggcaggaatttcgaatcttctattttccaagaagtctgtacattattgggcatccacaagacacggacaacagcgttacatccacaatcagatggaatggtggagagattcaaccgaacgctcgaagaacatctgcggaaaatcgttgataaagatcaacggaattgggacaagtgcatccagatgttcctgctggcgtatcgttcagcgaagcacgaggcaactggttacacgccagcaaagattattttcaaatctgatctgcgactccctgctgatcttaagtttggaacgaatcctgcagctgtaagaaatgatggagattattgctcTACCTTAAaggcaaaaattaatgaattgcatctaatggtaaggcagcacacgcatctgatgagcaataagatgaaggaccggcttgatcaagcggcaaattcaaaaggttttgaagaaggtgatctggtcctgttgtacactCCACTttgaaagaaaggcttgtccccgaaactgcagacagcctgggaagggccctatatggtgatgaaacgacttaatgacgtggtgtaccgcatacaaagaaatggaaaagcacgatgtaaaatgaaagtagtacatttggagaggctcgccccatttggttcaagaggatttgtgcctaatcaggacgattaggctttagtggcgggcagtgttacaaaagtagtattaagttgtatttgtattgctatatgccttattatgaacaatagctgtaggtatatggaatagcatttgtcttgttgtagacatctggcgccgcggctgtctgcttgtctacttaaacaatttctcaacttgagttggtatgggggtagctagttctgtaactagtccactttgtgtttcgctgtgcagcgtttgaactttttgcgcctttgagcaacatggtgtctcttggcagtatttagtattttggttttttgtatttgcttttgaagttgaacccgtggttctttttgtataAGTGCTTTtttggggtgagatgggatatatgctgtaatgaagcactgaatgatgtcttttgtgacaatagatgcaattgaatttgcttttgaaatttttatatgtgtgcgcatgtgacaggcaatttgtgcaaagtcgtTTTGACCTGACGAAATTATTTCGATcgttaacttttaaatttttaaacttctcgcaagttttaagtttatgccctcttttacatagttcgcatcacgtttgctttttctgttcgggtgtgaacgattgtgttttgttaaaaattatgtttgatttgtttttgcttctagcttggggtctattgaagcttacattgaggtcgtgtttaatgttcttattttttattattttttcttctaacctttccgcaatttcatattgggtggtgagaaaatctttcctttgttgccacgttgggcacttttttcgggatgagagcgattgctcccatagaagtaacgacttttctggtaatgcggcggtgcaaatgaaTAGGATCtcagctgtctgtggggatattaagtgtcgatagaaccgacaaacaattagaaacagtggattctagttaaatgaattctacacttgtttctttcttaattttaggcaagcttaatagtgtcgttacttacttatcgaccagtattctttcgttttcaaatctagcttttagagcttcccaagccaaattgaaattgtcgtcatttaatgcgaactgtttaactatttcgcctgctgaccttttgttttgtattggaggtgatacagtttttgtgcctttgatagttgtggatggttgatgtaaacggctgtaaacatgtcccggaaggactgCCATTCTTCATAATCTCcataaaatgtttctgtgtcacatgcgggcaactcgaggtggatgcctgaacttgcctcgtgACTGTcgatttgtggcagctctactctactgtggagaGTAggggcaattgctttaattagctttaattgatcggagatcatagcttttgtttcctcatattggtccaagcagttttcgtaaatatcgtaagccgatgatttaaaattttgaggtagatctgaatcttcagattctactatggcatcatgagccgcttggagtcgtgtccaaaaattattaagatttataattttgatttctagtaacgattccgagtattcgtgaatcggtgaagaggcaaatctagtgcagtatcttgttaaactgtcactttctgaaatgaatttaataggcTGTTTTGAGCGTATAGCTGCTGCAGGTGTATTacgatttttttcgttattaaccatttttattatattgtaaatttgtatattaaaatactgtTAAAGATTTTCTCAGTGTAAACTGATTTATGATATTCTAATAGAAGCCATAACgtataataaattgaatactcttttgaagagtttttttttttatttttttggttttagatTATATCtgtaaaaaacgtatttttaattaatatcgttttttatttatttgcaatgttattgcaatgttatttttatttacatatattttattttgaattgttaattacttttaaacCGCCTTTTTTAcatgttaaaatatttgatgtccgaaattttgtatttaggtacaccctaatactcggatatattgtatatacatattgttacaaaagtagtattaagttgtatttgtattgctatatgcaacccttattatgaacaatagctgtaggtatatggaatagcatttgtcttgttgtagacatctggcgccgcggctgtctgcttttcgaaacaatagacatctggcgccgcactgtctgcttgtctacttaaacaattgctgagtctggcgccgtatagcatcatgttctggtaatttccagccgcaatattctagaaggacacgtcggcatcagcgagaagtgcgtggctatataaggcgtggcaacgccaacgtaatcaatcagtgctaagagtaaactgttatagtgtagacgagttgtaaaataaagagttgttgaattgaattaaacagtttttggttttattcgtcaatccagagatacgaacctagcaaagtaaactagcaagcagtaaaatcgtaacaatatgtatgtatgtacttatgctttgtgcgattgagagctcgttatagagatcaattcgctttgtgcctaagtatgcacgaattgtttgtgctaatgtaCTATATGCTGGCAAGGAATAAGCTGTAATGTTTTGTAATTCTgtttagtttgtttttgttcttaagcaattgagagctcgttagagagatcaattcgctttttgtacgcaatcctgcttgtttttgttagccaaagaacaagaggtattgccgtaCAGTTGCCAATCTGgattttgaatatttgtgtgtacTAATGTTTATGtgttaattttgcttgttattGTTTGGCAATGTATATACACGACGAAAAGAGAGTGCGAAAACAGATTCGGTAAAATGTTTTCCGTATGcactattatatatatgtacgtatgtaaataatCATACTATGTTCTAATATTTCTGTTATAAGTATGTAATTTGTATGTTAAGGTTTCTGTGAATATGTTTTTGtggtaggtacatatgtatatttaaaatatatgaggATAAAAATGTTTCCActaggtatacatacatatatgcgaatatgtatgtatgtcttctTTTAAATCTtgctatgttttttttttaatgttagaaTTTTTACTTATGTTTGTGCCTTTGCTTACTTcatttatgcaatcctgcttaatgttttgttaaaaataaaaggtatgccggaaaatattgcaagtaaatcttgaatttttgtttgtttgtgtgtttgaatACACGAAGGTAAGCTAGTACATAGGCAATaaattaatgttatttattattgatatacatacatataggttATACCAAACTGTGTTCGGGTTTTCCGGAAAATAAACTTGAAACTGTGACAGTTTGGTAACTGTTTTTTCGTGGTTAAAACGGATTTTGAAATACGGttttatattagtatataaaacgtatttttaagatacatacatatgtatatctagaataaatgaaataaatacgctCACTTGTTTTTCCTCCAGGGGCGTTTTaggagtatgtatgtatttatgtacatgttTTGTCGCcaattctctttctcttcttccaGCTGCTTATGGGCTTCTCGAGTTTTGTCCCTCTTTCTGTGCTCCAGATACTCTTtgcgctgttgtttttgtttgtatgtttatatgttttaattgtTCGCGCCCGTCTGTTCCGTTTTTGTTTAAGTGCTTTTACctcgcgcccgatttatgatttgtttttgatttactcatgttttgtttttagatttcGCGCTCGTTAGGTTTAGTTTGTTAATACcatttatgttgttttttgaCACGCACGTTTAACATATGGTAAACAtatgtttgaaataatttgtttttatttatttttttctttattattatttatatataaatgtatgtatatggacttGTATATAGATATGTTCGTATTGTATATCTTTTTTTTGTTCCTGTGCCACTGCACTGCACTCTATAATGGCGAGTTAgcgttatttctttttttcacaattGTCCCTTTTTGTCACCTCTTTTAAGGTTTTGGGTTTAGACGCTTTGgttacataatatacatatctgtatacacatatgtacatttgtgtacCACAATTTATGTTCGCGGTACAATGCggattattgtatatatgtacatacatacatatgtacatataaagtgGATCATTTTTGCTCGCACCTGAATATTTGGTTTTGTGTTGGATTTTAGTTTGTTTAAATCTTTCAACATACGTCTGAGgtcaatatattttcttttcacagatttttttttatttttagtgctGTTTTATTAgggtcactgcactttgttttttcactgcacagtttgttttttgttttttctcactGCAcacgttttgttttttgttcaccgcacaagtatatatttatatttttattgtggtTCTTGTTTTTCCATTAGTGCCTTTCTGTGAGGAtcgaaggaccatgaacaaTTTTGTACTCAGTATATTGTGGAGCATCCACCActgcataaattaaaatgaaaattaaataaaaatatccgtTTAGTACACTTGGttgtttttaaacaattttatttaagtaactAAATTTATATGTCACATTAAGTATTAGAAGTCAATATCGAAGAGTAAGGCGGTGTCACTCAAAGTTCCGGAAACGGGTCGGTGCTGACGATCAAGTTGACGCGGATCGTGGGTGACTAGAATGATTAAAGGGGAGTAGCGTGAGGTGTTATCGCGGCGCAGTGTATCGAACGAATGTTGATGCTGCGCGCGGGATGGGTGTTGCAACTGACGGATTTGTaggtcgacgcggcgcagtgtgtagGCCAAAGTATCCAGCGATGGTTTATGCGCGGCTGGTATAGATCGAATCGTGCGCTTTCCCTtctgcccatcctttttgttgagtggttTGATTGATGTGGTGAGTTGTATTGGTGTTGTATTGTAATGTCGtcagctgtggtgaactaaGCTTTCTTATTAGGGTGCGTCCGTttttccgggtagagtgggtggatgcttaactcatttaaacaaattggAATGGACTCACTTTTTCCTAAGCCAAGGGTTTATAGGTAGctatgtttatgtgtatgtatgtcttctTTCGCTTTTCTGGATACTCCTTCTTTCTTGTTTGATTTTACTTGGTGTTTTCAGTGTTGAGTTGTCTGCTGCTGCTTTGCTTCTATGGAATCCTATGTAGGTTTcgggttttttgtttttgttgctgtttgctTATTTGGATTTTTAACGCGCCCGtaattgatttttagtttttatttttgtatttgttttgttttagttgAATTCGCGCCCGTTTTGTAGATTTGGTGActtaatataattatgtatgtatacgaagtgtattcaaaaagtatcgcgaatcgtaactgccagttttcttcgattgcaggggcgtggtgcatcatgagttcttgccatagggaagaacggtcaataaagaatattacctgcaaggtatgcgcgaagcaatccgccataaacgcccggatttgtgtaagaacaaaaattggcttttgcaccacgataacgtccctgctcacacacattgttgcttgtgcgcgactttttggccaaaaacaacacactaatgatgccgcagccaccgtattcctcagttctggccccctgtgactttttcttgttccctaaattGAAGAGAGagaggaggagctgaagaagataaaaaaaaaaaaatgattttttgaagtgcttcgaagattggaaaaaccgttggcacaagtgtataatatctaatggggattactttgaaggggacaaaataggtATTcatgagtaaataaataatttttgaaaaaacacaaaactcgcgatactttttgaacacacctcgtacatgatttttacatatatttgatatttatttgtctGCTGCAAACTCCAAGTAAGATTAACATACATTTCTgttaaaccactaaagctataaCAACCAAATTTATCCAGCTCAAATATAACAAGAAGTCCAAAGtccagtgtgaaaatggatgaaatcaagTGATAATCCCGCTCAATCCCCACATAACGGCACagttaaaaactaataaaagtgcAAGAAATGAAAAACTTGATATGCCAGAATCCTTAAATGGTATGAGAAAACTTTATGTGAGCCcaggtaaaaattggacgatgggtgaggcaccgcctactttttggtgaaatctcatatctcgggacccatCTAACCGATATTTCTACCAAATTTAGTAAGCTAAATTCTTCTCATAATCACAGTGGGAAAATGGATGTAATCGGACCACAACCACGCTTAATTCCCATATAATGggtttaaattccatttgattcgaATATCGATCAATGTATGGAATATAAATTACCATAAGACTCTTTAATAGTCAAATGTTACGGCAACGTTGCGTGTGGCCTAAGTCAGCAGAAGTTATCATAAGAATGTTTAGTAATGTTATGGCAAAAGTTGCGCGTGGTCCAATTCAGCATTCTTACGCCGTAAAAACAGGAAACTGAAGCGTAGCTGGCAGCGTAGTATAGTTTGCTGATTTTTTGGCTAGAATTAGCATTAAGCTGGTACTCATGGAAACAAGTCCATTTCCATTTGAAATAGACCCTTCgtaataatcaaaaatttttaatgaaatctaCGAGAAATCCCTATCAACAAACCAAAGGAAACCTGTAAATGAACCTGGAGATAGAAGATGTTAACCAGTCAGATCACATCCGCCAACGGAAATGCAGCATTTGTGCAAACCTATTTTCGTAAGTTGAGAAACTCATACTTCATTTTTGTGCAAgattaaattaatgtaaaattttgtggttgCCCGGTATACAAATTATTGGTGAATAAAGAAATAACTTTGAAACGTACAACTAAGTGCATATTTTAGAGGagtgtgaatatttttttttcattttaattttgcattccATGATTAATTGTCCTATTGAACATAGCAGATCTCTCTGAACTACATAGTTTCCAACTTTGAGAATATTAACTTAtcataaagaaaaaaagaaagataatggtgattaaatttgaaaaaataaaaattatcccTGGTAGGACAGGCGAAGAACCACTTGATGTGGTAAAATCGCTATTTAAATTTTCAGGACATAACGCATACGAAGTATTTAAGAGTCATGATGGTAGCTCACGGCATTATCAAGCTCTGACTATCATCAGGAATAAAATCCGCAGTGCCGCCGATGCGCTATTATCATCACTCAGAACAGTCTTAAATTTTGAGGTAATTATAGCATAACTGGACTTCACATATTCTGACAAACGACCGACGTACCTAATTGAACAAGAGCTATCCACCCTAAGGCAAGGCTCTTTTAGCGATGTACAATTTTACGACGAGGTTGAGAAGAAACTATCTTCACTAACCAACAACACAAAGATGTCTCACGAAACTAATATTGCGGACGCGATTAATGAAAACTATCGCGCAAATGCTCTTAGAGTCTTCATTTCCGGGCTCAGGAACCCCCTGTGCGATATAATTTTCGCATCGAAACCAAGTGACTTGCCATCCGCGTTGGCCCTTGCTCCAGAGGTCGATGCAAACCACGAACGATACATATTTGCAGCAAGCTTTGCGAATAATGACAAAGAAAACAGATGGCAGCCAAAGAGGTGGTACGGTAAAGTGAATGTGGATATGCCAAAAACTCTACATTGTTAACTACCTTAGGAATAACGAGCGCGAAGCAACGTATGCAAAGTTGTACCCATATCCATTAGGCGTAGCTGATTTCGTAAAATCAGAAATTAGAGATCTCCTCCTAAATGGTATTATACGACCTTCGCGGTCGCCTTATAATAATCCAATTTGGGTAGTAGACGGAATAGGCTTCGATGAAGAGAAGATGtagtaaaaaaaacattgataATTGACTTTCGTAAACTACAGTAAATCCCGCTTAAGTGCCTCCACGCTTAACTGCCATTCACGCTTAAGTACCTGTATTTTACTGCTTcgaacattttttcgaaaaaatgtatagaaattTCCCCGTTTAAGTACCACTCGGTTAAGTGCCAATCTCGCTTAGCGGCCACTAAATTTCGtgcttcattaaaaaatttggtttaacTTTCCCCCTCTTAAGTggcactttaaatttaaaattataaaatcaaaaaatattcttgtaaaatcttaaaatatggCAATATAGATAAGTGCTTTTCTTATCGAGCATTTGTATTAATCGATCCTCGCTATCTATGTGTCaaaaattttcgcttttgtCATTTGCATCGTTGTAAGtttgaaaaatacagaaaaatgcCTGGTAAAACGCGCAAAATAGTAACTGCTTTGACTATAAAACAAAAGTCGGAAGCAATAAATCTTATTGAACACGAAGGAAAGCCGAAGTCTGATGTGGCAAAAAAGTTCAAGGTGAACATTTCAACCATCCATCTAATATGGAGGAAGCGCGAAGAAATTGAGGCGGCTGCCtcgaaaactaatttaaaacgCAAACGATTGCGTTTTGGTACATGCGATAAAGTAGAGGAAGCTTTATCAAAATGGTTCAACCAGATGCGATCATCGAATGCGACAATTTGTGGAGCTCAAATTGCACAAAAGGCAAAGGAATTCGCACTTAAAATGGGCTGCGACTTTGAGCCAACTGTTGGTTGGATGTGGCGTTGGCAGCGacgtgaaaatattaaatttaaaaaaattcaaggcGAGGCAGCAGATGCTGATACTACGGCGGCAGAAAACTACCGCAATGATGTTTTAAATACCTTAATAAAGGACTACGAGCCAGGCGATATATTTAATGCCGATGAAAACGGTCTTTTTTACAAGGCTCTTCCAAGCGGAACGTTGTGTAAAGGAGGAGACAAGGCGGTGGGCGGTAAGGCACAAAAGGCCCGCCTGATtctgttatttttatgtaattcagATGGAAccttcaaaaaagtttttgcaaTTGGAAAGTCGAAAAACCCGAGGTGTTTTAAGGGAAAAGTTGTGCCGCTGCCGTACTATTCCCAGAACAAAGCTTGGATGACTGGATCTTTGTGGTCAATGATAATGAAGGAATTTGACAATGAAATGGGAAAGCAAAAGCGAAAGGTGTTATTAATAGTTGACAACGCAGCCTGCCATAAAGTTGATGGTTTGAATGTTGAGATTGTAaagattacatttttgccacCAAACACGACATCACTGTTGCAACCTCTCGACCAAGGGATAATACACTGCTTTAAAGTTTATTTCAGACAGATAATGGTTCGAAAACAAATACTTGCCATAGAGAACGGCTTgtcaattaaacaatttataacaTCGATTTCAATACTTGATGCCCCTAATTTTATTAAACGGGCGTGGTGGCTTGTTAAAAGCGATACCATAAGAAATTGCTTTCAAAAAGTAAGTTTAGCTCTTAATAATTATGTTTGAACtatgaaaagcaaa contains the following coding sequences:
- the LOC125776328 gene encoding tigger transposable element-derived protein 6-like, whose amino-acid sequence is MPGKTRKIVTALTIKQKSEAINLIEHEGKPKSDVAKKFKVNISTIHLIWRKREEIEAAASKTNLKRKRLRFGTCDKVEEALSKWFNQMRSSNATICGAQIAQKAKEFALKMGCDFEPTVGWMWRWQRRENIKFKKIQGEAADADTTAAENYRNDVLNTLIKDYEPGDIFNADENGLFYKALPSGTLCKGGDKAVGGKAQKARLILLFLCNSDGTFKKVFAIGKSKNPRCFKGKVVPLPYYSQNKAWMTGSLWSMIMKEFDNEMGKQKRKVLLIVDNAACHKVDGLNVEIVKITFLPPNTTSLLQPLDQGIIHCFKVYFRQIMVRKQILAIENGLSIKQFITSISILDAPNFIKRAWWLVKSDTIRNCFQKAGFQVEDISFDPIEEIVDVPIEIHNFDEYVACDSDIDCFGVLTDEEIVKDVLNE